TCTGCTTATCATTCAGTAGTTTGCAGAACGGCTATTTATGCCATAGCATGTGGCATTATAGGCACAGTCTTACGCTATGCTTATCATGCCTTTATCAAGGATAAAGGCAACAATGTCATCAACGCCTTCACCCGTTTTCATGTTGCTAAAGACCACAGGCTTATCGCCACGCATTTTTTTGGCATCACGTGCCATCACTTCAAGTGACGCGCCTACGAAGGGGGCAAGGTCGGTTTTATTGATGATGAGTAAGTCCGATTTCATGATACCAGGCCCGCCTTTACGAGGGATTTTATCGCCTGCTGAGACGTCAATGACATATAGTGTCAAGTCGGATAATTCAGGACTAAAGGTGGCTGCCAAATTATCGCCACCAGACTCGATGATAATAAGCTCAAGACCTGCAAACTGCTGCTGTAATTCGGCGATGGCAGATAGGTTAATCGAGGCATCTTCACGGATGGCAGTATGCGGGCAGCCACCCGTTTCGACACCGCGAATGCGCTCGGCTGGCATGGCCTCATGACGCGTTAAAAATTCAGAATCTTCTTTGGTATAAATATCATTGGTTACTACTGCCATATTGATGTCATCGCGCAGGCGTTGACACAATCTCAGCGTTAATGCTGTTTTTCCTGAGCCTACAGGGCCACCAATACCTAAGCGTAGTGGTGATAATGTCGTGTCTGAATGTTTGTTTTCGACTTTAGGAGTTAGTGCCATAAATAAAGTTCCTTAATAAGTGTTAGGGTTTTCAGCCATTAAGAGCGAAATAAGCGGCTATATTGCCTTTCATGCTGGCAAGACAGGAGCGCTAAATTTGGTAAGTTAGCTGATATTTGTAGCTGTTGATAAAGTAGATTTAGCTTTGATATCGCTATGTCAGGCGTATCTGCCACTAACGGCAGCCTTTGAGCGTACAAAAAACTTTGCTTGACGCGAGCAGCCAGTGGCTGTATTTGTTGGCTTAATAGCTGTTGCAGCTGCCAAATGATTCGCTGTCCTGCCATTTGTCCAAGCGGTACGGTCTTGACCGCAGCCAGCACCATATTTTCGATTTGACCAAAAGCGTAAGTGGTCATGGCTTGTACAGGGTTAAATTGCCAGTGCGAGCTGATATGGGCAAACAGTGGCAAAAACCCATGAGCGAGTAAGCTATCAGGCACATTAAGCTCAAGGACATTATCAAGCCATGCGGATAAAGACAGAGCCAATTGACTTGATTCATAGACGAACTCTTTGGTTTCGCGGCTAGCGTGGTAATCTGCACCTATAGCATCAGCAAGTGCGACGTCCTCAATCATAAGGGCTTCAATAATGAGTGCTAGTAGCGGTAGCTCATAACGACATAATGCCAGCTCCAGATAATCACTCATAAAATCCATACTACTGCTTTCATCATGAATAAGCCCTGACTCAATAGCCGGTTCTATACCTTGCGAGTAGGTATAACTGCCAATAGGTAAGTTGCTTGACGCCAGCATGAGCAAACGTCCGGTCACATCTGCATTATTCAGATCATTCATACCTTGTGCGGTACTGGTAGGATAGTGCGTGGCATGATTAGTCATGAGAGTTGCCATGGGTGTGTGAATGGTCGTGATTGTGATGACTGTGATTATGATTATTACCATGACCATGGGAGTGAGAATGTCCGCCTTGATTGCCTTTATAAGCACCCGTTTCTGGCTCAAACGGTGCTTGTACGGCTTGGGTATGTAGGCCAAGTTGATGTAACATCGCTTCTAAAACATGGTCAGGCTCAAAGTAGAGGGCAGTAGGGGTCAGCATTAAAGGCACATGGCGGTTGCCTAAATGGTAAGCGCCTTTCATAAGGTCAAAATCATTATCGGCAGTCACTTCTATCAAGGTTTGCTTGGCGGCCATAATCTGTATTAGGTTGCCTTGATGGTCTGCTAAAACACTGCCATTCTTAATAGTTTCCGTACGCGGTAGATCAACACCAATGGATTCTTGATGCTGAGTTTCTGCTTTAAAACGGCTACGCTGACGGGTGTCGAAATCTAAATATAAAAAGTTTTCTGCCTGTTTTTGGCCTTCAATCACGGCTTGTTGTTCAGCGCTAAGGGTTGATGGATCGAGGCGTTGCGTATAAATTTTCATAAGTATGTTTATAGTCCGTTAAAATAGATGATTCACAGCTGATTGTGGATTATCAGCACGATAATAAAGAGCATCTAGAATAAAAAGTAGCGCTGTGCCATCGGCAGATGCTCGGCAGGCTCACAGGTCAGCAGCTCACCATCGGCATACACTTCATAAGTCTCAGGATTGACCTCCATCTGAGGACAGTAGCTGTTAAACTTCATGTCTTGTTTGCGTACCTTACGAATGTTGTGTACCGCTTTGATGACCTTTTCTAATCCTAATTGCCTATCAACACCCTTATCAATAGCCGCACTTGACATAAAGGTGATGCAAGTCTGCGCTACTGTCTTGGGGAAGCTGCCAAACATGCTGCGATAGTGCACAGGCTGGGGGGTGGATATGGAAGCATTGGGGTCACCCATAGGTGCCGCTGCAATCAAGCCGCCTTTTATAATTAAATCAGGCTTTACACCAAAAAATGCAGGCGACCACAACACTAAATCTGCCCATTTTCCCAACTCAAGTGATCCTACTTCATCACTGATGCCATGGGTAATAGCGGGATTGATGGTGTATTTTGCGAGGTAGCGTTTGATACGAAAGTTGTCATTGCCGCTATCAGAATCCGTAGGACTTAGCATGATATTGTCTAAGGACTGCTCAGTTTTAGCTGATTGATCAGGAGCAAGGTGACCACGCTGGGCTTTCATTTTATCAGCCGTTTGCCATGTGCGAATAATGACTTCTCCCACACGTCCCATCGCTTGCGAATCACTACTCATCATGGAGATAGCGCCCATATCTTGTAAAATATCTTCAGCGGCGATGGTTTCTTTACGAATACGGCTTTCTGCAAAAGCGACATCTTCAGCAATGGCTGGGCTTAGATGGTGACAAACCATGAGCATGTCGAGATGCTCGTCAATGGTATTAATGGTGAAAGGGCGTGTAGGGTTGGTTGATGAGGGTAAAACATTGGTTTCGCCAATAGCTTTTAAGATATCTGGAGCATGACCACCGCCAGCGCCTTCGGTATGGAAGGTGTGAATACAACGGTCTTTAAACGCGCCTAGAGTGCTATCTAAATAGCCGCTTTCATTTAACGTATCAGTATGAATAGCCACTTGCACATCGTATTCTTCAGCCACGCTAAGGCAGTTATCAATGGCTTTGGGCGTGGAGCCCCAGTCTTCATGAAGTTTAAGACCGATAGCACCCGCTTCGATTTGCTCAACAATTGGCGCTGGTAAACTAACATTGCCTTTACCTAAGAATCCGATGTTCATCGGAATAGCATCAGTGGCTTTTAGCATGCTGTGAATATGATAAGCACCAGGAGTGCACGTTGTGGCAAGAGTACCTTCAGCAGGTCCCGTACCACCGCCTAACATCGTGGTTACACCAGACATCAATGCCGTCTCACATTGCTGCGGTGCAATGAAATGAATATGACTATCGATACCGCCAGCAGTCAAGATTTTACCTTCTCCTGCGATAATTTCGGTAGCCGCGCCAATAGGTAACGTCACATTAGGCTGAATATCAGGGTTGCCAGCTTTACCAATGCCACTGATACGACCCTCTTTGATAGCGATATCTGCCTTGTAGATACCGCTGTAGTCCACAATCAAAGCATTGGTAATAATAGTATCGGCAACTTGCTCACCCAGCAGCTGTGATTGACCCATCCCATCGCGGATAACCTTCCCGCCGCCAAACTTAACCTCTTCACCGATGTTAACACTATCAATGTCAGGCTGGTGATCAATATGACTGGTCAAATCATATTCAACCTCAAGCCATAAATTCGTATCGGCCAAGCGTACCTTATCCCCTGTGGTAGGGCCAAAATGTTCGGCATAAATACGTCGGTCAATGCGTTTTTTCGAGGTGTTTTGAGAGGTTTTAGGGTCTACAACGCCCATAACTTTGCCAGCAAACCCATAGATATGCTGTCTACCTGAGATGGCAACCAGTTCCACTTCGCGCGCTTGTCCCGGCTCAAAGCGTACCGCAGTGCCAGATAGGATATTGAGTCGATAGCCAAGCGTCGACTCTCGATCAAAGCTCAGTGCTGCATTGACTTAATAGAAGTGATAATGAGAACCGATTTGAATAGGGCGGTCGCCGGTATTGATTACTGCTATGGTTTGAACGCAGCGACCAGCATTCAATGCCATATCGCCTGCTTTAATCTTATATTCGCCTACTTTCATCGTCATTTTTATTATCCTTAATCGTCTTACGGCAATGGCTCTAGTTCAATATCGTTGTATACGACTTTATAGCAAACAAGCTATACGATGGGGTTATGTACCGTCACCAGCTTAGTGCCATCGGGGAAAGTGGCTTCAACTTGGACATCGTGTATCATCTCTGCAATGCCTTCCATGACGTCATTGGCAGAGAGATAAGTGGCTCCTTCACTCATCAGTTGCGCCACGGTTTTGCCATCACGCGCGCCTTCCATTAGTAACATGCTAATGTAAGCGATAGACTCAGGATAATTGAGCTTGACGCCGCGATTTTTACGACGTTCCGCCACCATACCGGCGGTAAATAGTAAGAGTTTATCTTTCTCTGTAGGATTTAATTGCATAAAGCTTCCTTAATAATTATTGTGCTTTAAAGACTATGAACCGTTTTTAATCTTTATAAAGTAAATGTGCCAAGTTAGATGTGCTAAGTAAAGTCATTCTGGTTTGGTTCAGCATTGTTCAAGGATGAGATTAAGTGGGAGCACATGATATTAAGTGTCCCAAATTCTCGGTCGATGAGGCTCAAGCTTGTACCATTTAGACCTGATAAGCTCGCGAATTTGGTAAAAGGCCTCAAAGCAGGCACGCACATCTGCCCCTAAATAACGGCAATTAATACCTTGAAAATTGTGAGTACAGTGAATGGGTAGTGACTGCGTATCAATGAGATTGCGTATCTCGGTAATAGTGGCATCTAAATATTGGCCGAGCTTGAGCGGATTATTCTGTAGTTCTGGCGCAATGACCTCTGTGCTAGGTATTGCCCAAAAAGAGCCATGCACATGTTGATCATTCAATCCTAATGGTGAGGTAAACCAGCGCGTATTGGCTTGTTGGGCGGTGCACTCACTGACCAATAGATCACTCTCACGCCATATCTCTAAGCGGTTGGCATAATGACCATTAGCAAAAGTCTCTTGATACGCTTGACGTCCGAACACAGCAATATCCCAAGTCAATAAACTTGCCGTCTTAGCTAAATAAAAGCGGTTATTGGCAGTAGAGACAGAATGATCGTAATAAATGCTTTCTTGTGGTAGCCATTCAAGGACAGCGTGGTCATCGAGGCGGGCGTCGATATGCTGTTCTGCGCTGACAACATCATTAAAACAGTCGTTAGAAGTGTTGCTATTTGCCGATTGAGTACCGTTGGTAAATTTTGATGAGTCGCTAGGTCTAGAGTATCGTAATGATTTGCGTTGCCCGTACCATTTGCCGGCTCCAGGGGTGGTAATCACCGCATGGCTGTTAGAGTGTAGGTCAAATTCCAGTGTTAAGCGGTCATCATCGGCGATACCAGCAGGAGGATACAACACATAAATATGGCAAATTCCTGCTTGGCTACTATCAGTACTATCAGGCTCAGGATACAGCGCACGCTGCACCATTAATGCCCCAGTATGGGCACGATGATACAGCCGAGTTTTTGCAGCATTAGAGGCGCAGTCGAAATGAAGCTGTAGTGAGGATTGCCAAGTCAAAATTGTATTCCCTTTTATAAAGTGTCTTTTTATAAAGTGTCCTTTTAGATTGCCACCAACTCTTGAATGTTGTTTTTTGCCATGTCAACTCCAGCCCCTTGAGCAACTACTTGTCCTCTAGAGAGCACGGTATAGTTATCGGCAAGCTCTTCTGCAAACTCATAAAACTGCTCGACCAGTATAATTGCCATTTCACCTTGATAACCCAAATCCCTAATGACCCGCCCGATGTCCTTGATGATAGAGGGCTGAATACCTTCAGTCGGCTCATCGAGTACCAGCACAGATGGCTCGGAGGCAAGCGCACGAGCAATAGCGAGCTGCTGCTGCTGACCGCCAGATAGATCGCCGCCGCGGCGATGCTTCATCTCGTCCAGCACTGGAAATATATCATACAAGTGTTTAGGTACTTTGCTTGCTTTTCGTTGAGAAAATTTCGCCATGCCAATCAGAATGTTTTCTTCAACGGTCAAAGTGGAAAAGATATCACGTCCTTGCGGTACATAAGCGAGTCCTGCGCGTACACGCTGCTCAGGCGTCATCTGACTAATGTCCTTACCGTCTAATAAAATTTCACCTGATTTTATTGGTAGGATGCCCATCAAGCATTTAAGCAAGGTGGTTTTACCGACGCCATTACGACCCAGTACCACGCTACATTCTCCTACCGGGGCGGCGAGGGTGACATCACGTAAAATGTGACTGCCACCATAATATTGATTTATGGCATTAATTTCTAACATATAAGCACCTCTATTTTTTAGGTCTATTTCTAAGCACTACTATCAATTATCGACCCAAGTAAGTCTCAATGACGGCTTCATTATTCTGTACTTCACTCAACGTGCCTTCAGCCAAAATAGCGCCATTTGCTAAGACCGTTACTTTCTCACTGATGGCATCAATGAAAGTCATGTCATGCTCAACCACGATTAAAGTATGATTTTTTTTAAGGCGCAGACATAACTCAGCGGTATGTTCGGTTTCGGCATCTGTCATGCCTGCCACTGGTTCATCAAGTAAGATAAGTTTTGGTCTTTGCATCAATAACATCCCAATCTCTAGCCACTGCTTTTGACCATGAGATAATAGTCCTGCTGGCTTGTTAATCAGCTCTTTTAGGCGTATTTGCTCAAGCGTTGAGTCAAGGGTATCTTGGATTTCTGCATCAATACGAGTAAACCAGCTTTTTGACACTCGCTTGTCCTTTGGCGCGGCCAGCATTAAGTTATCGAGTACAGTAAATTTCTCAAATACGGTAGGTTTTTGAAACTTACGGCCAATGCCTGCTTCCGCTATTTCTTCGGTAGATAATTTGGCTAAATTATGTACTTGACCGAAAAATGCACTGCCTTTAGTAGGACGCGTTTTACCCGTAATAACATCCATTAAAGTCGTCTTACCTGCGCCATTAGGGCCGATGATGCAGCGTAGCTCGCCTGCCTCAATGTATAAAGATAGATCATTGAGTGCACGGAATGAGTCAAACCACACGCTAACGCCTTCTAAATACAGCGCAATACCATGTCTCATATCCGGCCCTGATTTGGGAACAGGATGCGCCAAGCCTCCGCTATCTCCGCAATCTTCAGCCAAACTAGTGACTGGTCGGGTAGGCGTGTTTTCTGCGACCGTTATGTGTGGTGTATTTTTAGAGTTTTTCATTGGATTATTGATACTAGGATTGTTTTTAACAAGCGCATCGTTAGTAACTTTTTGGGAAGTAGCAACATTAGAAGTATCAGCATTAGTTATTAACATTATTCTTTTTCCTTTTTAAAACGATCAAGTACGCCAATGATGCCGTTAGGGAGAAATAAAGTAACCACCACAAATAATCCACCGAGGATAAGCAACCAAAACTCAGGGTAGGCGACAGTAAAATAAGTCTTAATCGCATTGATTGCACCTGCGCCTACGATAGCACCAATGAGTGAACCTCTACCTCCCGCAGCTACCCATACTGCCATCTCGATAGAGTTGACGGGGTTCATCTCGCCCGGATTAATGATGCCAACTTGCGGTACATATAGAGCACCAGCGATACCAGCAATGACTGCAGACAATACCCAAGCAGAAAGCTTGTACCAAAGCGTGCGATAGCCTAAATACTGCAAGCGATTTTCACTATCACGGATGGCACCGAGCACGCGCCCATAAGGCTGGCTCATCAGATAGCGTAGTCCAAGATAGGACAGTAGCAGCGCCAAAGCAGTCGTAAAACACAGCACAGCTCTCGTTGAAGAGGCAGTGATGTCATAGCCTAATAACGTGGTAAAACCTGTGAAGCCATTGTTACCACCGAAGCCTGTTTCGTTACGGAAGAATAATAAGGCTGCCGCATAGGTCATGGCTTGAGTAATAATCGAAAAATAAACCCCTTTGATTTTTGAGCGAAAAGCAAAATAGCCAAAGATGAAAGCGACCAGACCGGGAACTAATACCACTAGAGCCATCGCCCACCAGAAATGTTGAGTGCCTGCCCAATACCACGGCAGCTCGGTCCAGCTTAAGAAACGCATAAAATCTGGCAAGCCCGTGCCAGCAGTTTCACGCGTCAAGTACATGCCAAAGGCATAACCTCCTAGCGCAAAATAAAGACCATGACCTAAGCTTAGGATGCCAGCATAGCCCCAGACCAAGTCTAAAGCCAGTGCTACCATGGCGAGCGCCATTATTTTACCAATCAAAGTTATCCAGTAAGCAGACAGGTGAAAACTAGAGGTTTCAGGTAGTAGATGGAGCCAAGGCAATATCAGTAGCACTAAAAAACACAAACCAATCAAAATGGCATTACGTGGGGAATCAGATAATAATTGAGTCAAACGCATGAGGTTCTCCTTAATCCACAAAACGGCCTTTGAGGGCGAATAAACCTTGTGGACGTTTTTGAATAAACAAAATCACAAGAACCAGTAATACAATCTTAGCCATCACAGCACCAATGCCGATTTCAAGCACCGTACCACTGACACCAAGACCTAAAGATGCCAAGACCGCGCCCCATACTTGCCCAACACCGCCAACCACGACGACTAAGAACGCATCAATAATATAAGTTTGACCTAAGTCGGGTCCGACATTGCCTACTTGCGCCAAAGCACAGCCAGCGAGACCTGCGAGACCCGAGCCAAGTCCAAAAGCCAACATATCGATGCGAGCAGATGAGATACCAACTGCACGTGCCATTTGCCGGTTTTGAGTGACAGCGCGCACAAACAACCCAAAGCGAGTCTTGTTCAGTAAGTACACCAGTAGCATAAGAATAATGATGGTAAAGCCAATAATAGCGATACGATTGAAGGGAAGCACAAGGATCGAGGAGACTTGATAGGCACCGCTCAACCAGTCGACATTGCTGACTTCGACGTTTTGCGCGCCAAA
The window above is part of the Psychrobacter cryohalolentis K5 genome. Proteins encoded here:
- a CDS encoding urease accessory protein UreD, coding for MTWQSSLQLHFDCASNAAKTRLYHRAHTGALMVQRALYPEPDSTDSSQAGICHIYVLYPPAGIADDDRLTLEFDLHSNSHAVITTPGAGKWYGQRKSLRYSRPSDSSKFTNGTQSANSNTSNDCFNDVVSAEQHIDARLDDHAVLEWLPQESIYYDHSVSTANNRFYLAKTASLLTWDIAVFGRQAYQETFANGHYANRLEIWRESDLLVSECTAQQANTRWFTSPLGLNDQHVHGSFWAIPSTEVIAPELQNNPLKLGQYLDATITEIRNLIDTQSLPIHCTHNFQGINCRYLGADVRACFEAFYQIRELIRSKWYKLEPHRPRIWDT
- the ureC gene encoding urease subunit alpha, translating into MGVVDPKTSQNTSKKRIDRRIYAEHFGPTTGDKVRLADTNLWLEVEYDLTSHIDHQPDIDSVNIGEEVKFGGGKVIRDGMGQSQLLGEQVADTIITNALIVDYSGIYKADIAIKEGRISGIGKAGNPDIQPNVTLPIGAATEIIAGEGKILTAGGIDSHIHFIAPQQCETALMSGVTTMLGGGTGPAEGTLATTCTPGAYHIHSMLKATDAIPMNIGFLGKGNVSLPAPIVEQIEAGAIGLKLHEDWGSTPKAIDNCLSVAEEYDVQVAIHTDTLNESGYLDSTLGAFKDRCIHTFHTEGAGGGHAPDILKAIGETNVLPSSTNPTRPFTINTIDEHLDMLMVCHHLSPAIAEDVAFAESRIRKETIAAEDILQDMGAISMMSSDSQAMGRVGEVIIRTWQTADKMKAQRGHLAPDQSAKTEQSLDNIMLSPTDSDSGNDNFRIKRYLAKYTINPAITHGISDEVGSLELGKWADLVLWSPAFFGVKPDLIIKGGLIAAAPMGDPNASISTPQPVHYRSMFGSFPKTVAQTCITFMSSAAIDKGVDRQLGLEKVIKAVHNIRKVRKQDMKFNSYCPQMEVNPETYEVYADGELLTCEPAEHLPMAQRYFLF
- a CDS encoding urease accessory protein UreF gives rise to the protein MTNHATHYPTSTAQGMNDLNNADVTGRLLMLASSNLPIGSYTYSQGIEPAIESGLIHDESSSMDFMSDYLELALCRYELPLLALIIEALMIEDVALADAIGADYHASRETKEFVYESSQLALSLSAWLDNVLELNVPDSLLAHGFLPLFAHISSHWQFNPVQAMTTYAFGQIENMVLAAVKTVPLGQMAGQRIIWQLQQLLSQQIQPLAARVKQSFLYAQRLPLVADTPDIAISKLNLLYQQLQISANLPNLALLSCQHERQYSRLFRS
- the ureG gene encoding urease accessory protein UreG, yielding MALTPKVENKHSDTTLSPLRLGIGGPVGSGKTALTLRLCQRLRDDINMAVVTNDIYTKEDSEFLTRHEAMPAERIRGVETGGCPHTAIREDASINLSAIAELQQQFAGLELIIIESGGDNLAATFSPELSDLTLYVIDVSAGDKIPRKGGPGIMKSDLLIINKTDLAPFVGASLEVMARDAKKMRGDKPVVFSNMKTGEGVDDIVAFILDKGMISIA
- the urtC gene encoding urea ABC transporter permease subunit UrtC, which gives rise to MRLTQLLSDSPRNAILIGLCFLVLLILPWLHLLPETSSFHLSAYWITLIGKIMALAMVALALDLVWGYAGILSLGHGLYFALGGYAFGMYLTRETAGTGLPDFMRFLSWTELPWYWAGTQHFWWAMALVVLVPGLVAFIFGYFAFRSKIKGVYFSIITQAMTYAAALLFFRNETGFGGNNGFTGFTTLLGYDITASSTRAVLCFTTALALLLSYLGLRYLMSQPYGRVLGAIRDSENRLQYLGYRTLWYKLSAWVLSAVIAGIAGALYVPQVGIINPGEMNPVNSIEMAVWVAAGGRGSLIGAIVGAGAINAIKTYFTVAYPEFWLLILGGLFVVVTLFLPNGIIGVLDRFKKEKE
- the ureE gene encoding urease accessory protein UreE gives rise to the protein MKIYTQRLDPSTLSAEQQAVIEGQKQAENFLYLDFDTRQRSRFKAETQHQESIGVDLPRTETIKNGSVLADHQGNLIQIMAAKQTLIEVTADNDFDLMKGAYHLGNRHVPLMLTPTALYFEPDHVLEAMLHQLGLHTQAVQAPFEPETGAYKGNQGGHSHSHGHGNNHNHSHHNHDHSHTHGNSHD
- the ureA gene encoding urease subunit gamma; this translates as MQLNPTEKDKLLLFTAGMVAERRKNRGVKLNYPESIAYISMLLMEGARDGKTVAQLMSEGATYLSANDVMEGIAEMIHDVQVEATFPDGTKLVTVHNPIV
- the urtD gene encoding urea ABC transporter ATP-binding protein UrtD, which encodes MLITNADTSNVATSQKVTNDALVKNNPSINNPMKNSKNTPHITVAENTPTRPVTSLAEDCGDSGGLAHPVPKSGPDMRHGIALYLEGVSVWFDSFRALNDLSLYIEAGELRCIIGPNGAGKTTLMDVITGKTRPTKGSAFFGQVHNLAKLSTEEIAEAGIGRKFQKPTVFEKFTVLDNLMLAAPKDKRVSKSWFTRIDAEIQDTLDSTLEQIRLKELINKPAGLLSHGQKQWLEIGMLLMQRPKLILLDEPVAGMTDAETEHTAELCLRLKKNHTLIVVEHDMTFIDAISEKVTVLANGAILAEGTLSEVQNNEAVIETYLGR
- the urtE gene encoding urea ABC transporter ATP-binding subunit UrtE; this encodes MLEINAINQYYGGSHILRDVTLAAPVGECSVVLGRNGVGKTTLLKCLMGILPIKSGEILLDGKDISQMTPEQRVRAGLAYVPQGRDIFSTLTVEENILIGMAKFSQRKASKVPKHLYDIFPVLDEMKHRRGGDLSGGQQQQLAIARALASEPSVLVLDEPTEGIQPSIIKDIGRVIRDLGYQGEMAIILVEQFYEFAEELADNYTVLSRGQVVAQGAGVDMAKNNIQELVAI